TCTGGGTATCGGCTTGAGCGACTCGGCGGCAAAAGCCAGGTCCATCGTGTGGTCGGCCTTGTTGTCGAAGTCAATCGTGAACCGTCCAAAGACGGGATCCATCGTCTTGATTCGCCCAAAACCCCAGCTCCGGTGCATGCAGAAACCCGTGGTGGTCAGTTGCACCAGCGGTTCGATGTGGTGCCGCTCCAATTTCCCCGCCGCCGCCATTTTCTCGAATTCTTCTCTCATAAAGTATCTTAACGCTCGCGTCCCTTGAGCGGAATCGCTCTATTAAAGGCCGTGAGCGCCGGAAAACCAAGAGAAATTGCACTGCGCATCCTGCAACGGGGCGCGGACGGGGATTTCCTCGAGAACCGTCTGGCGGCGGCGCTGGCCCAAAGCCCGCTTTCCCCGCCTGACCGCCACCTGTGCCAGGAACTGGCCTATGGAATCACCCGCTGGCAGGCGACCTTGGACTGGCTGATCGCTCGCAAGACGGCGGGGCGCGCGCAGAAACCAAAGCTGCAATCTCTCCTGCGACTAGGTCTCTACCAGATCTTCTGGCTCGACCGCATCCCCAACCACGCCGCCGTGCACGAAACGGTTGAATTGGCTAAACACGAGGGCTTCCACACTCAAGCGGGATTCATCAATGCCTTGTTGCGCGGATACTTGCGCGAGTTCGATGCCACCGCCCGCCTGCTGGCCGAGCTGAAGACGCAACAGCCTCATCTGGGCTATTCCCACCCCGAATGGCTGGCGAGGCGCTGGCACGAGCGCTGGGGCGCTGACCGCGCGGCCCAGCTCATGGAATGGAATAATCAGCCCCCGAAAACGTTCGCTCGCGTCAATACCCTGAAAGCGGACCCTGGCAAGCTCCTGACCCAGTGGCGCGACGAAGGTGTGGAGTATGATTTCTTCCGCCGGGATTGGCTGGAGGAGAACCTGGTCTTCGAGCTCAAATCGCATCCGCCACTGAGCCGGCTGCCCAGCTTCCAGCAAGGTCAGTTCTATGTGCAGGACCCCAGCACCCTGCTGGCGGTGCGGGAACTGGACCCGCAGTCCGGCGAAAACGTGCTCGACCTCTGCGCCGCGCCCGGTGGGAAACTGACCGCCATTGCCCAGTTCATGCACAACGAGGGCCGCCTCGTCGCCCACGATACGGGTCCCGAACGGCTGGAGTTGATTCACCAGAACTGCGCCCGCCTGGGTGTGACCTGCGTTGAGACCCTTATCCCCTCAACCCTCAATGCCCAACCCCCAGCCGGCTTCGACCGCATCCTTGTTGACGCGCCGTGTTCCAACACCGGAGTTATGCGGCGCCGAATTGACCTGCGTTGGCGGATTCGCCCCGAGGAACTCGGGCGCCTGCGGGCGATCCAACTGGAGCTGCTGCGCCAGGCAGCGCCACTTCTGAAACCAGGCGGCACGCTGGTTTACAGCACGTGCAGCCTGGAACCGGAGGAAAACAGCGATGTGGCACGGGAGTTCCTCGCGACCCACATTGAATTCAAACTCGAAAGGATGCGCGAGCTTTTACCTTTTGTGGAAGGCGTTGACGGGACTTGCGTAGCCCGAATGGTCAGGACCTGAGAACGCCTCTCGTTAGCGGTTTGAAGCACAAAGCCACAACCGGCATAGCTGCCTCGCCATCGCGGCAATACAGGCCTCCTGCCCTTGGTCCGCGACCCGCCACTGGGCGGCCCCTCCTCAAGCCAGGAGCTAGCACCAGTGCGTATCGGCACCATTAGACATGCTAAAACAGAGAGTCCAGATTCGCACAAAAAATGGAGAGGCTTTGGCAAGGCATGTTGAGAGTTCTTGGTCAAATTCACCTTAATTGCTGCTGGATATGACGGAAAGTCGTCATACGCAACGGAAATCCGTCGGGAACGACGGAGAGTCGCTGCTTGCCCGGAAGTATGAGGCAGGCGCCGGTTGAGTTTGGCGGAGGCCTTTATGATGGAAATACAACGCACAATTAAATACGACGCGGACCGGATCAAGGGCTTCGGCAAGGAGATCATGCGAGTGCCGGGATGCGAGCAATTGGAAAGCTGCATCCAGTGCGGCACTTGCTCGGGGGTGTGCCCATTGAGCATCTACATGGACTACACGCCTCGCCAGGTCATGGCGCTCGCCCGGGGGGACTTCAAAAATGAAGTCCTCAAGAGTCACACCATTTGGCTGTGCGCGTCCTGTTATGCCTGCACCGTCGAATGCCCGCGCGAGATCCGCATCACGGATATCATGTATGAGCTTAAGCAGCGGGCCATCCAGGCGGGGATCTACCCCAAGCGCTTCCCGATCCCGGTGCTGGCACGCGAGTTTACCGAAATGGTGAAAAAGCACGGCCGGATCACGGAAATGCTGCTGGTGATGAAGCTGTTTCTGAAAACAAATCCGTTTGCCGCCATGGGCAATTGGCGGATGGGGATTGACTTGATGAAGACTGGGCGCCTGTCGCTGGCCACTGAGAAGATCAAGCAGCATGGTGACATTGCCCGCATGCTGGACGCGACTGACACCAAGAAAGGAGCCTGCTGATATGAAATACTCATATTTCCCCGGTTGTTCGCTCAAGGGCCTCGGTCGAGCTTACGAGGAATCCCTCCTGCCGGTCATGCAACACCTGGGCGTCGATTTGGAGGAACTGGATGACTGGAACTGCTGCGGTGCGACCGCCTACATGGCGGTGGATGAGGCCAAGGCTTGCGTGCTGGCGGCCCGCAACCTCGCGCTGGCGGAGAAACAGGGAGGTCGCCCGATCATGGCGCCCTGCGCCGCCTGCTACCTTGTGCTCAACAAGACCAAGCACTACTTCCACGATTACCCCGCTATGAAGGAAACCATGGACCGCGCGTTGGGTGCCGTGGGCCTGCATTACAGCGGCGATACACCGGTGCGCCATCCGCTGGACGTGCTCATCAACGACGTCGGCCTGGAAGCCATCAGGCAGAAAGTGCGCAGACCTCTAAAGGGATTGAAGATCGCCCCTTATTATGGCTGTCAGCTCGTCCGGCCATACGCAACTTTCGATGACCAGTACAATCCCACCACCATGGATCGCCTGCTCGAAGCGCTCGGGGCCACCATTGTGGGTTATCCCCTCAAGACCAAGTGCTGCGGCGGCAGCCTGACTGGCACAGTGCCCGAGGCGGGTATTCGGATGGTCTATATTCTCCTTAACGAAGCCAAGAAGCGCGGCGCAGATTGCCTGGCCACAGTCTGCCCGCTGTGCCAATTCAACCTGGACGGCTACCACGCGCCGGTAACCAGTCAGTATGGCCCCGTATTAGTGCCAACGGTCTATTTCACACAACTGATGGGGCTGGCTTTTGGGCTGCCCGAAGACGAACTGGGATTGAAGCGGGCGGCAATACCCTTCAAGTGGCGCCCTTCCGCCGCGGAAGCCTCCAAGCCCGTGGCCGCTTAATCGCAACTCAATGGATTTGACATGAACACTATCGTTAACCGCGGGGAAGTTCGCGTCGGTTTCTACGTCTGTCACTGCGGCCATAACATTGCCGCCATGGTGGATTGCCCGGAGGTCGCCAAATACGTCGAGACGCTGCCCGGCGTGGTCCTTTCCCGGGATTACAAGTATATGTGCTCGGACCCGGGCCAGGAATTGATCCAGCGGGATATCCGTGAGTTCAAGCTAAACCGGGTGGTGGTGGCCTCCTGCTCTCCGCTGCTTCACGAACATACGTTCAGAAGCGCGACTGAAGCCGGTGGGCTCAACCCGTTCTTCTTCCACATGGTCAATATCCGCGAACACAACTCGTGGGTGCACACCAACCGCGGGGAAGCCACCGAGAAAGCCAAAGCCCTGGCCCGCGCCGCCATCGAGCGCGTCGTGCATCACCGGGCGCTGGAAGTGAAGAAAGTGCCCATCCACCCGGACGTGCTGGTGGTGGGCGGCGGCATCGCCGGCATCCACGCCGCCATGACCCTCGCCAACGCCGGCAAGAAAGTTTACCTGGTTGAACGGGAGCCCTCGATTGGCGGACACATGGCGAAGTTCGACAAGACCTTCCCTACGCTGGATTGCGCAGCATGCATCCTGACCCCCAAGATGTCCGAGGTCGGCTCGCACGAGAACATCACTCTTTGGAGCTACTCCGAGGTCACCAAGGTGGACGGTTACGTGGGCAACTACACCGTCACCGTCAAGCGCAAGCCGCGCTACATTGACGAAGACCTCTGCACCGGGTGCCAGGAGTGCATTTCCAACTGCGTCTACAAGGAACCGAAGTTCCTGGATGAATTCAACGAGGGGCTTGGCAAGCGCAAGCCCGTCTATATCCCCTTCCCGCAGGCCACACCCCAGGTGGTGCTGATTGATCCAGAAGTCTGCCTCAACTTCAAGCGCGGCGTCCTCACCGACAAGTGCAAGAAAACCTGCGTGGAAGCCTGCGGCGAGAAGAAGGCTATTGATTTCTCGCAGAAGGAAGAGATCAAAGAGATCAAGGTGGGCACCATCATCGTGGCGACCGGGTTTCAGACCTTCGACGCGAAGCGCATACCCCAGTACGGCTACGGCACCTACCCGAACGTCTATACCTCGCTGGAGGTGGAGCGCTTGGTAAATGCCTCCGGCCCGACGGGCGGCGAGGTGATCCTGCGCGACGGCAGGCAACCGAAAGCCATCGGTATTATCCACTGCGTTGGCTCGCGCGATAAGAAGACCAATCGCTGGTGCTCGCGCGTCTGCTGCATGTACTCTCTGAAACTGGCGCACCTGCTCAAAGAGCACACCGAGGCCGAAATCTTCAACTTCTACATAGACATGCGCACGCCAGGCAAAGGTTACGAGGAGTTCTACGACAAGCTCCTCGAAGAGGGTGTGCATTTCATCCGCGGCCGCGTGGGCGAAGTCACCGATTGGGCCATGACCCCGGAGGAGGAAGGCAAGCTGGTGCTCCGCGTCGAGGACACGCTGGCGGGTTTTGTCCGGCGAATCCCCGTGGACATGGTGGTGCTTTCTACCGGGTTGGAGCCGCAGACTGACGCCCAGGCAGTGCGGCGCATGTTCAACATGAGCTGCGGGAGCGAAGGGTTCTTCCTGGAGCGGCACCCGAAGCTGGCTCCAGTGAATACCTTTACCGATGGCATCTATCTGGCGGGGGCTTGTCAGGGACCTCGCGACATCCCGGACACGGTTGCCCAGGCGGGCGCCGCCGCGGCCGAGGCCATGGTGCTCATTGACAAGGGTTACATCGAGCAGGAACCAAACACGGCTTACGTGCTGGAGGATGAGTGCTCCGGCTGCAAATCCTGCATCCCGCTTTGCCCGTACACCGCCATCACGTTTGACGCGGCGAAGGCAAAAGCGGTCATCAATGAAGCGCTCTGCAAAGGCTGCGGCACGTGCGTGGCCTCCTGCCCGTCCGGCTCGATCGCGCAGCGCCTGTTCGAAGACGAAGAGGTCTTCAGTGAAATCAAAGGAGTCCTGGCTTATGACTAAAGAATGGAAACCCCGCATCGTTGCGTTCTTCTGCAACTGGTGCACCTACACCGCCGCGGACCTCGCCGGTGTTTCGCGGCTCAAGTACGCCGCCAACATCCGCGTTATCCGGCTGATGTGCTCCGGCCGCGTAGACCCGCAGTTCATCCTGGATGCGCTGGCTCGAGGGGCCGACGGCGTGCTGATCGGCGGCTGCCACCCGGGCGACTGCCACTATGTCGAGGGCAACTATAAAATGCTCCGCCGGTTTCAAATGTTGAAACGCATGCTCGCCGAACTCGGCATCGAGAACGAGCGGGTGCGGTTGGAGTGGATCTCCGCCGCGGAAGGCGAGAAGGTCAAGCGCGTGGTCAACGAGATGGTCGGGCACATCCAAAAACTCGGGCCCCTCGACATCCCGCAGAAGTTCGAGGAGTGGGACAAGGAAATGGAACATTTCGCTGCGCATGTGGCGGGGAAGGAGGCTGCATCGGGCTGCGGTTGCGAAAAGCGCGGCGAGTCTGCCAGCCAGGCCAACAAGATGGAGGCGGCTCATGCCTAAACCCAAAGTAGCGTTCTATTGGTGCGCCTCGTGCGGAGGCTGCGAAGAAACCGTCGTTGACCTGGCTGAGGACATACTCGGGGTCGTCGAGAAGGTGGACATCGTCCTCTGGCCGGTGGCGATGGACTTCAAGTACAAGGACATCGAGGCCATGCCGGACAAGTCCATTACCGCGACTCTCCTCAATGGCGCCATCCGCTCCACCGAACAGGAGGAGATGTCCCTCTTGCTGCGCCGCAAGAGCCAGTTCCTGATTGCCTACGGCTCCTGCGCCGTCAGCGGGGGCATTCCCGGCCTGGCCAACCAGTTCTCACGTGAGCAGATGCTCAAGTTCAATTACGAGGATGCGCCGACCCTGGCCAGCGGCGGCGACAAAACCCGCCCGCAATTGAGTTTCACCGAAGCTGGCCGCGAAGTCACGTTGCCCGCCCTTCATCATGTGGTCCGCTCGCTGGACCAGGTGGTGGAGGTGGATTACTACGTCCCGGGCTGCCCGCCGACGCCCAATATCACCAGGACCGCGATCACGGCGCTGCTCGAAGGCAAGCTGCCGCCCAAAGGTTCCGTCATTGCGCCCGATATCGCCTTGTGCGACGAGTGTCCGCGCAAGAAAAGCAAACCCGAAAACATCAGTTTCACCGAGTTCAAGCGCCCGCACCAGTTGCTGGCCGACCCGGACCTGTGCTTTCTGGCGCAAGGTGTGGTCTGCATGGGGCCGGCGACCCGGAGTGGCTGTGGTTCGCAATGCACCATCGGCAACATGCCGTGCACCGGCTGCTTCGGCCCCACCTCGCGCGTCCGGGACCAGGGCCTCAAGATCATGTCCTCCCTCTGCGCCAATGTCGCGCCGAGGGAGGAAGCTGAAATCAACCAGGTGCTGGAAGGCATCCCGGACCCGCTGGGCACCTTCTACCGCTACGGCTTCGCCAAGAGCATGCTGCGCCGCAAAGTGACTTTGCCGGCCAACGGAAAGTGATATGAATCCAGCTACCCAACAAGCGTTCAATCAAGGCAACCTCCGCGCCAACGCCGCCTACCAGTCGGCCCGCCGCAACGTCACCATCAACCCCATCACCCGGCTCGAAGGCCACGGCAAGATCGACATCTTCCTCGATGACAAGGGGGATGTGGAGCGCGCCTACCTCCAGGTGCCCGAGTTGCGCGGTTTCGAGGTGTTCAGCATCGGGCGGCCGGCGGAAGACATGCCGCAGATCACCAGCCGCATTTGCGGCGTTTGCCCCACCGCCCATCACATGGCCGCGGCCAAGACTCTCGACAACCTCTACCAGGTCGAGCCCACTTCGGCTGGACGCAAGATTCGGGAGCTGGTCTATAACACCTTCATCCTCGAGGACCATGCCCTGCATGTGTTTGTTCTGGGTGGGCCCGACTTCATCGTCGGCCCCGAGGCCCCGGCGGCCGAACGCAACATCGTGGGCGTCATCGGCAAGGTTGGCCTAGAAGCCGGCAAGAAGGTCATCAGCAGCCGCCGGCGCCTGCGCGAGTTGATCGCCTACTTCGGGGGCAAAGTCGTCCATCCAGTGCTCGGTCTGCCGGGCGGCGTCAGCAAGGGGCTCAAAGTCGAGGACCTGCCCATGTTCAAGCAGCTCGCCCAGGACGCCCTCGAATTCGCCCTCTGGACACTGGACGTGTTCAAGAAGATTGTCCTCGCCAATCCGGACTACGTGCAGCTCATTACCTCCGACGCTTACACCCACAAGACCTGCTACATGGGGATGGTGGACGACCAAAACAAGGTCAACTTCTACGACGGCAAACTCCGCGTCGTGGACTGCACCGGCAAGGAAGTCTGCAAATTCACGGCCCAGCAGTATCTCGATTATGTGGCGGAGCACGTCGAGCCGTGGAGCTACATGAAGTTCACCTACCTCAAGCCACGCGGTTGGAAGGGTTTTGTGGAAGGCCCCGACACCAGCATCTACTCCGTGGCTCCGCTGGCGCGCCTGAATGCCGCCGACGGCATGGCCACGCCCAAGGCCCAGGCCGCCTACGAGGAATTCTACCAGACCCTGGGCGGCAAACCCGTGCATCACACCCTGGCCAACCACTGGGCCCGCGTCATTGAAATGGTTTATGCCGCCGAGCGCATGCAACAGCTTGTCAACGATCCCGAGATCACCAGTCCCGAGGTCCGGCGCGTTCCGACCTCCGTGCCGAAAGTCGGCATGGGAGTGATCGAAGCCCCGCGGGGCACGCTCTTCCATCATTACGAGACCGACGAGAAAGGCCTCATCCGCAAGGCCAATCTGGTAGTGGCCACCGGCAACAACGCCGCCCGCATCGCCATGAGCGTTGACCGCGCCGCCAAGGGCCTCATCAAGGGTGGCAAGGTCAGCGAGGGGCTGCTCAACAAGGTCGAGATGGCTTTCCGGGCTTACGACCCATGTTTGGGCTGCGCCACGCACTCGCTCCCGGGCCATCTGCCGCTGCGCGTCAACATCTACGACCCCCAGCGCAATCTGGTGCAACAGCTTGTGCAGGAATGAGACGCCCTTCTGGTTTCCAGGTTCGGGCTTCGGTCGAACCCCGGATTCCAGACCGCGGCTTTGAGATATGAGCCTCTCGGCGCTCGAGACTACCACCGGACTGGACGCTCCGCGATCCCCGGACGCACAGGTTCTCCTCCTTGGCTTGGGCAATGACATCCTCACCGACGATGCCGTCGGCCTGTTGGTTGTGCGCCAACTCCAGGGTGCGTTGGCCGACTGTCCGGCGATTGATGTCCGCGAGACAAAAGAGATGGGCCTGGCTCTGCTCGACTTCATTGCCGGCTACTCCGTTGTGGTCATTGTGGATTCCATCCAGACTGGCAAGGCGCCTCCGGCTACGGTGCATGAACTGGATGCGGGCGCGTTGCGGCAACTGACCGGGCGCACTCCGCACTTTCTGGGCGTGAGTGAAACCCTGGCGCTGGGCCGGCACTTGGGACTGGCAATGCCGGCGCAGGTCAGAATCTTCGCTATTGAGGTGGAGGATCCGTTTACCCTGGGCACCTCCCTGACCCCTGTCCTTCAGGCTGCCCTGCCCCGCATTGCCGAGCGCATCGCAGCGGCAGTGCGGTCGCTGGTATAACCGGCGGCGATGGGGACTTCGATTCCCCACAACGCCCTGTCGCCCTGGCCACGCCCCGTTTGCCCATCTCAGTAGCCGCGGCGCGAACCGCGCTGGTTCCGCCTGCCCTCCTGTGGTGGTCCTGACCTCAACCCACAAGCCAGTCTCACCGTATCCACACCGTATCCACACCGTATCCACACCGTGGATACAGCCTTGACATCGCTGCAGTTCCTGGGCGTAACCTGCTGTCGTTACAGCACTTATGCTTAGAACACCCCGCCCGGAAGGGCCAGGAACCGCCTTTGCTGTAAGTTCCGCAATTACGGAGCATTACACAAGCCCGGCCTCAACGACCACTCTTGCAGCAGTCGAAGACAGCCCGTGACCTGTCGTCCACCTTTCCACGGCCAACCCAGTTAACCCAACCGTCACGCAGCGCGGTCGGCCAACGCCGATTTGAGCCAGTGGAAAAACTCAACAGGTGCGGTATTTTGCCTTAGAAACAATCGAATGGCAGTCAAGGGTCAATCAATCAAGCGCAAGACGATAGCCGTCATCATGCTGACGAACATGGTGGTGCTGCTGCTTACGGCTGCGGCATTTGCCGTTTTCGATCTGGTGAGCTACCGGAAGAACCTGACCCGCGGCCTGTCGGCGACAGCGGCTGTCATTGCGGATCACAGTGTCCCGGCGCTCGTGTCCGGGGATGAGAAAGATGCGCGTTCGACACTGGCCTCGCTGCGGGCCGACCCGCGCATCGCGGTGGCCGCGCTCTATGACCGTCAGGGCAAGCTGTTTGCGTGGTATCCAATCCAGACGTCTCCCAACGCGCTTCCGCCGGCGCCGGCAACCGGTGGCCGCTGGTTTGACAGCGGACGATTGGTGCTCTTCATGCCGGTAGCGGAGGACGGTGTGCCGCAAGGGATGCTCTACTTGCATTCCAGCAGTCATCCGTTGCATTTGCGGTTGCGCGTTTACAGTGGGATAGCCGTGTTGGTTCTGCTTGGCTCGGCGCTGGCCGCGCTAGCCCTCTCCCATACCCTGCAGCGGCGGATCACTGATCCCATCCTGGCGCTGGCGGAGGTGGCGAATGGTGTTTCCAAACGCGGCGATTACTCCATTCGCGCCCAGATAGTCAGCGGCGACGAAACGGGCCTGTTGACCGAAGCATTTAACGAGATGCTCGGGCGCATTGAAGCGCAGACGTCAACCCTGCGTCGGGACGAAGAGTTGCGATCCTTCCTGGCCGCCATCGTGAGCTCTTCGGACGATGCGATCGTTGGAAAAGACCTGGAAGGCAAAGTCGTTAGTTGGAATGCCGGAGCCGAGCGAATGTTCGGCTACACGGCGGCGGAAATGGTGGGGCAGCCGATTACGCGCCTCCTGTCCCCGGACCGGCCGGAGGAGGAGGCGCAGATTCTCGAGGTGGCCAAGCTGGGGTCAACCCGGCACTACGAAACTGTGCGCATTCGCAAAGACGGCCGGCCCCTTGAGCTGTCGCTCACTGTGTCGCCGATCAGGAATGCGCGCGGCGATATCGTCGGCATCTCTTCGATCGCGCACGACATTACCGAGCGGAAACGCGCGGAGCGGGAGATCCGAGAAAGCCGGGCGCGCTTCTCGGGCATCATCGGCTCGGCGATGGACGCCATTATCAGTGTGGATGCCCGGCAGAACATTACGGTTTTCAACGAGGCGGCGGAGAAGATGTTCCGCTGCCCGGCCGCCGAAGCTCTCGGGCAGCCGCTCGATCGGTTCATTCCGGCGCGATATCGCGAGGCGCACCGCTGCCATGTGGCGGAATTTGGACACACGGGACTCACCAGCCGGGCCATGGGACATTTGCGGCCGCTCTCCGGCTTGCGCGCCGACGGCGAGGAATTCCCCATTGAAGCTTCGATCTCGCACATAGAAGTGGGCGGACAACAGACTTATACGGTCATCTTGCGAGACATCACCGAACGCCAGCGGGCGGAAGCGCAGATTCGACAGTTGAACGCGGAACTGGAGCAGCGCGTCACGGAGCGCACCGCGGAGCTGACCGCGGCCAACAAAGAGCTGGAGTCATTCACCTACTCGGTGGCCCACGACCTGCGCGCGCCGTTGCGGCACATTGACGCCTTTTCGAAGATTCTGCACGAGGAAGTCGCGGCCGAGCTGCGGCCTGACGCCCTGCATTACCTGGAGAACATCCGCAAAAGCACCAGGAAGATGAGCTTGCTGCTGGAGGATCTGCTCAACCTGGCGCGCGTCAGCCGCCAGGAATTGCGACGGCAATCCATACCACTGGGCAGCCTTGTGGAGGAGGTGCTGGCGGACCTGAAGCACGAGACCGCCGACCGCACGCTGGAATGGCGCGTCGAGCCTCTGCCCGTCGTGGAGTGCGACCGCGGCCTGATGAAGCAGGTCTTTGCCAATCTCCTCTCCAACGCCGTGAAATACACCCGGCCCCGCCCGGTCGCCGTGATCGAGATCGGCTGCCGCAAGACCAACGGCAATACCGCGGTCTTCGTGCGCGACAACGGCGTCGGGTTCAGCATGAAATACGCCGATAAGCTGTTCGGCGTGTTCCAGCGATTTCATCGGGCCGAGGAGTTCGAGGGCACCGGCGTCGGGCTGGCCACCGTGGACCGCATCGTGCGCAAACACGGAGGGCACATCTGGGCCGAGGCAGTCGTTGATCGGGGGGCCACCTTCTATTTCACAGTCGCCGGTTTGGGGCCCGCGGCGCAGGCGGAAGAACAACAAATGGCGATATGAACACTAAAGAAGTGGAACTGCTCCTCGTGGAGGACGATCCCAATGACGTGGAGCTGACACTCATCGCTTTGCGGAAGCACAAGCTGGCCAACAAGATTCACGTGGTGCGTGACGGGGAGGAAGCCCTGGATTTCCTCTTCTGCCGCGGGACCTACCAGCAGCGCAGCATCAACGGCCCCCCAAAGGTCATCCTGCTTGATTTAAAGTTGCCCAAGGTAAGCGGCCTGGAGGTGCTCAAGGCCATCAAGGAAGACCCGCGCACGCGGCCGGTGCCGGTGGTGGTGATGACTTCGTCCCGCGAGCAGCAAGACATGGTCGAAGGCTACCGGTTGGGCGTTAACAGCTACATCCAGAAGCCAATAGACTTTGACCAGTTCCAAACCATCATCCGGGACCTCGGCTACTACTGGCTGGTCGTCAACCGTTGCCCCCCGCCCGAGGCGTTTCCGGAATAGGCAGCCGTTAGGGCCTCCGCCCTGCCAGTTCACCACATGCTTGCAGCAGCGCTTCGGCCATCGCCTGGGCGCTGAACCGGTCAAAAACCGCCCGCCGGCCAGCCTCGCCCAGCGCACGGGCCTGAGCGGGCTCCACGAGCAACCGCTCGATCGCCTCCGCCAACGCCTGCGGGTCGCCGGGCGCGCAGAGGACTCCTCCGCGCGTTGCCTCAACCAGCTCGGGGAAGGCCGCGGTGCGGGGCTGCACGACCGGCACGCCCGCCGCCAGTGCTTCGATGACATAGAGGCCATACGCTTCTCCACAGCGCGCGGGAACCGAGAAAACGGAAAGTGAGCGCAGGAACTTGAGTTTGCCCGCCCGGTCAGGATTGGGATGAAACTCTGCCTCGGCGAGCAAGCCGTTTGCCCCCAGCCGTTCGCGCTGCGAATTGACAAACGGTGTGTCCGCCGGCCCGCAGCTGCCACCCACCCGCAGCTTGAGCTGGCCCGCCCGGCCACGCTGGCGCAAACGGATGTAGGCCTCGACCAGCGTGTCGAGCCCCTTCTCCGGACACATCCGGGCAAAGAACCCTACGGCAGGCGCGCCTGCCTGCTCGCCTGCCGCCTCGTACCCATCCAGGTTGATTCCATTGTGGATCACCCGCACCTTTGCCGGGGCCAGGCCGAGCCGCTCGGTCATTAGCCGGCCAAAGTAACTGCTCGGCGCGATGAGCAGGTCCACCTCCGCCGCCCGTTCGGCCAGCGTGCGCCAGCAGGTTGCGCGAAGCGGTTCAGGCAAGGCGTCCAGGAACGAGTCCTCCCCCTGTAAGGAGCAGGCAACCGGAACCCGCAACTCGGACTTGAGTCGGCGAGCCATGCCAAGCAGCAGGGCGTTGGAAAGGCAGAGCACGTCCGGTGGTGGCTGGGTTTTGAGCCACGCAACAAGCTCCTCCAGTTCGCGCCCCTGGTGTCCTTCCTCACCACGCAGCATGGAAAGGGTTAACTCGCCCAGGTCGGCCGCACGGGTCTTGGCCGCCCTGCCCGCCGCCCACTTCAGCAGGTGGGGCGAGGCCAGCAGATCATGCAGCCAGCCGGGCGCGCCCCGGAAGAGCGCGGACTTCTGTTCCAGATAGACGCTCAGCCCGCCAAAGAAAAGCGGCGTGCCTGTGCTTTGGTTTGTCTCATCCAGCGTCAGCGGCAGGTAAAGCGGCACCATGGTGACCTGGTGGCCCAGCTTGCGCAGCGCAGCTACCAGCGCGTTGTCGCGCAGGCACCCGCCGCAATACATGGCGCCCGCGCCGGGAGTTAGCTGCACCAGATTCACTTCACGCCAAAGCAATAAACACTGCCATCATTCCCCCCAACCACTATCCTGCCCCGCGCAACTGCCGGCGAACTCTCGATTGGCTGCCCGATCTCGTAGGACCAAATCTCCTTGCCGTGGTCCAGTGACACCACATACAACCGCCCGTCGTCGGAGCCCACGACCACCCTGTTCCCGCACACCGCCGGCGAACTGTCCACCTCGCCGCGCGTGGCGAAGCTCCAGACCGCTTTCCCATCGGCGCGCTTGACACAGTGCA
Above is a genomic segment from Candidatus Paceibacterota bacterium containing:
- the rsmB gene encoding 16S rRNA (cytosine(967)-C(5))-methyltransferase RsmB; translation: MSAGKPREIALRILQRGADGDFLENRLAAALAQSPLSPPDRHLCQELAYGITRWQATLDWLIARKTAGRAQKPKLQSLLRLGLYQIFWLDRIPNHAAVHETVELAKHEGFHTQAGFINALLRGYLREFDATARLLAELKTQQPHLGYSHPEWLARRWHERWGADRAAQLMEWNNQPPKTFARVNTLKADPGKLLTQWRDEGVEYDFFRRDWLEENLVFELKSHPPLSRLPSFQQGQFYVQDPSTLLAVRELDPQSGENVLDLCAAPGGKLTAIAQFMHNEGRLVAHDTGPERLELIHQNCARLGVTCVETLIPSTLNAQPPAGFDRILVDAPCSNTGVMRRRIDLRWRIRPEELGRLRAIQLELLRQAAPLLKPGGTLVYSTCSLEPEENSDVAREFLATHIEFKLERMRELLPFVEGVDGTCVARMVRT
- a CDS encoding 4Fe-4S dicluster domain-containing protein; the encoded protein is MMEIQRTIKYDADRIKGFGKEIMRVPGCEQLESCIQCGTCSGVCPLSIYMDYTPRQVMALARGDFKNEVLKSHTIWLCASCYACTVECPREIRITDIMYELKQRAIQAGIYPKRFPIPVLAREFTEMVKKHGRITEMLLVMKLFLKTNPFAAMGNWRMGIDLMKTGRLSLATEKIKQHGDIARMLDATDTKKGAC
- a CDS encoding CoB--CoM heterodisulfide reductase iron-sulfur subunit B family protein, whose amino-acid sequence is MKYSYFPGCSLKGLGRAYEESLLPVMQHLGVDLEELDDWNCCGATAYMAVDEAKACVLAARNLALAEKQGGRPIMAPCAACYLVLNKTKHYFHDYPAMKETMDRALGAVGLHYSGDTPVRHPLDVLINDVGLEAIRQKVRRPLKGLKIAPYYGCQLVRPYATFDDQYNPTTMDRLLEALGATIVGYPLKTKCCGGSLTGTVPEAGIRMVYILLNEAKKRGADCLATVCPLCQFNLDGYHAPVTSQYGPVLVPTVYFTQLMGLAFGLPEDELGLKRAAIPFKWRPSAAEASKPVAA
- a CDS encoding CoB--CoM heterodisulfide reductase iron-sulfur subunit A family protein; protein product: MNTIVNRGEVRVGFYVCHCGHNIAAMVDCPEVAKYVETLPGVVLSRDYKYMCSDPGQELIQRDIREFKLNRVVVASCSPLLHEHTFRSATEAGGLNPFFFHMVNIREHNSWVHTNRGEATEKAKALARAAIERVVHHRALEVKKVPIHPDVLVVGGGIAGIHAAMTLANAGKKVYLVEREPSIGGHMAKFDKTFPTLDCAACILTPKMSEVGSHENITLWSYSEVTKVDGYVGNYTVTVKRKPRYIDEDLCTGCQECISNCVYKEPKFLDEFNEGLGKRKPVYIPFPQATPQVVLIDPEVCLNFKRGVLTDKCKKTCVEACGEKKAIDFSQKEEIKEIKVGTIIVATGFQTFDAKRIPQYGYGTYPNVYTSLEVERLVNASGPTGGEVILRDGRQPKAIGIIHCVGSRDKKTNRWCSRVCCMYSLKLAHLLKEHTEAEIFNFYIDMRTPGKGYEEFYDKLLEEGVHFIRGRVGEVTDWAMTPEEEGKLVLRVEDTLAGFVRRIPVDMVVLSTGLEPQTDAQAVRRMFNMSCGSEGFFLERHPKLAPVNTFTDGIYLAGACQGPRDIPDTVAQAGAAAAEAMVLIDKGYIEQEPNTAYVLEDECSGCKSCIPLCPYTAITFDAAKAKAVINEALCKGCGTCVASCPSGSIAQRLFEDEEVFSEIKGVLAYD
- a CDS encoding hydrogenase iron-sulfur subunit, whose protein sequence is MTKEWKPRIVAFFCNWCTYTAADLAGVSRLKYAANIRVIRLMCSGRVDPQFILDALARGADGVLIGGCHPGDCHYVEGNYKMLRRFQMLKRMLAELGIENERVRLEWISAAEGEKVKRVVNEMVGHIQKLGPLDIPQKFEEWDKEMEHFAAHVAGKEAASGCGCEKRGESASQANKMEAAHA